The Ovis canadensis isolate MfBH-ARS-UI-01 breed Bighorn chromosome 13, ARS-UI_OviCan_v2, whole genome shotgun sequence genome includes a region encoding these proteins:
- the OPRL1 gene encoding nociceptin receptor isoform X1 has protein sequence MESLFPAPFWEVLYQEHLQGNLSLLSANHSLLPPHLLLNTSHGAFLPLGLKVTIVGLYLAVCIGGLLGNCLVMYVILRHTKMKTATNIYIFNLALADTLVLLTLPFQGTDVLLGFWPFGNALCKTVIAIDYYNMFTSTFTLTAMSVDRYVAICHPIRALDVRTSSKAQAVNVAIWALASVVGVPVAIMGSAQVEDEEIECLVEIPTPQDYWGPVFAVCIFLFSFIIPVLIISICYSLMIRRLRGVRLLSGSREKDRNLRRITRLVLVVVAVFVGCWTPVQVFVLVQGLGVQPGSETAVAILRFCTALGYVNSGLNPILYAFLDENFKACFRKFCCASTLRREMQVSDRVRSIAKDVALAQKTSETVPRPA, from the exons ATGGAGTCCCTCTTCCCTGCCCCGTTCTGGGAGGTCCTCTACCAGGAGCACCTGCAGGGCAACCTGTCTCTCCTGAGCGCCAACCACAGCCTGCTGCCCCCCCACCTGCTGCTCAATACCAGCCACGGCGCCTTCTTGCCCCTTGGGCTCAAGGTCACCATTGTGGGGCTCTACCTGGCTGTGTGCATCGGGGGGCTGTTGGGAAACTGCCTCGTCATGTACGTCATCCTCAG ACACACCAAGATGAAGACAGCTACCaacatttacatctttaatctGGCCCTGGCAGACACTTTGGTGCTGCTGACCCTGCCCTTCCAGGGCACAGATGTCCTCCTGGGCTTCTGGCCATTTGGAAATGCCCTGTGCAAGACAGTCATTGCCATCGACTATTACAACATGTTCACCAGCACCTTCACACTGACTGCCATGAGTGtggaccgctatgtggccatctgccaccCTATCCGCGCCCTCGACGTCCGGACATCCAGCAAGGCCCAGGCCGTCAACGTGGCCATCTGGGCCCTGGCCTCCGTGGTCGGTGTTCCTGTTGCCATCATGGGCTCGGCACAGGTTGAGGATGAAG AGATCGAGTGTCTGGTGGAGATCCCCACCCCACAGGATTACTGGGGCCCCGTGTTTGCCGTCTgcatcttcctcttctccttcatCATCCCCGTGCTCATCATCTCCATCTGCTACAGTCTGATGATCCGGCGGCTGCGTGGCGTCCGCCTGCTCTCAGGCTCCCGGGAGAAGGACCGGAACCTGCGGCGCATCACGCGACtagtgctggtggtggtggccgTGTTCGTGGGCTGCTGGACACCTGTCCAGGTCTTTGTGCTGGTCCAAGGGTTGGGTGTCCAGCCGGGCAGTGAGACCGCGGTGGCCATCCTGCGTTTCTGCACAGCTCTTGGCTACGTCAACAGTGGCCTCAACCCCATCCTTTATGCCTTCCTGGATGAAAACTTCAAAGCCTGCTTCCGGAAGTTCTGCTGTGCATCAACCCTGCGACGGGAGATGCAGGTGTCTGACCGCGTCCGCAGCATTGCCAAAGACGTGGCTCTCGCCCAAAAGACCTCTGAGACAGTGCCGCGGCCAGCATGA
- the OPRL1 gene encoding nociceptin receptor isoform X2, which translates to MDCGLFVRGVGMESLFPAPFWEVLYQEHLQGNLSLLSANHSLLPPHLLLNTSHGAFLPLGLKVTIVGLYLAVCIGGLLGNCLVMYVILRHTKMKTATNIYIFNLALADTLVLLTLPFQGTDVLLGFWPFGNALCKTVIAIDYYNMFTSTFTLTAMSVDRYVAICHPIRALDVRTSSKAQAVNVAIWALASVVGVPVAIMGSAQVEDEEIECLVEIPTPQDYWGPVFAVCIFLFSFIIPVLIISICYSLMIRRLRGVRLLSGSREKDRNLRRITRLVLVVVAVFVGCWTPVQVFVLVQGLGVQPGSETAVAILRFCTALGYVNSGLNPILYAFLDENFKACFRKFCCASTLRREMQVSDRVRSIAKDVALAQKTSETVPRPA; encoded by the exons AT GGACTGTGGGCTTTTTGTGCGGGGTGTTGGCATGGAGTCCCTCTTCCCTGCCCCGTTCTGGGAGGTCCTCTACCAGGAGCACCTGCAGGGCAACCTGTCTCTCCTGAGCGCCAACCACAGCCTGCTGCCCCCCCACCTGCTGCTCAATACCAGCCACGGCGCCTTCTTGCCCCTTGGGCTCAAGGTCACCATTGTGGGGCTCTACCTGGCTGTGTGCATCGGGGGGCTGTTGGGAAACTGCCTCGTCATGTACGTCATCCTCAG ACACACCAAGATGAAGACAGCTACCaacatttacatctttaatctGGCCCTGGCAGACACTTTGGTGCTGCTGACCCTGCCCTTCCAGGGCACAGATGTCCTCCTGGGCTTCTGGCCATTTGGAAATGCCCTGTGCAAGACAGTCATTGCCATCGACTATTACAACATGTTCACCAGCACCTTCACACTGACTGCCATGAGTGtggaccgctatgtggccatctgccaccCTATCCGCGCCCTCGACGTCCGGACATCCAGCAAGGCCCAGGCCGTCAACGTGGCCATCTGGGCCCTGGCCTCCGTGGTCGGTGTTCCTGTTGCCATCATGGGCTCGGCACAGGTTGAGGATGAAG AGATCGAGTGTCTGGTGGAGATCCCCACCCCACAGGATTACTGGGGCCCCGTGTTTGCCGTCTgcatcttcctcttctccttcatCATCCCCGTGCTCATCATCTCCATCTGCTACAGTCTGATGATCCGGCGGCTGCGTGGCGTCCGCCTGCTCTCAGGCTCCCGGGAGAAGGACCGGAACCTGCGGCGCATCACGCGACtagtgctggtggtggtggccgTGTTCGTGGGCTGCTGGACACCTGTCCAGGTCTTTGTGCTGGTCCAAGGGTTGGGTGTCCAGCCGGGCAGTGAGACCGCGGTGGCCATCCTGCGTTTCTGCACAGCTCTTGGCTACGTCAACAGTGGCCTCAACCCCATCCTTTATGCCTTCCTGGATGAAAACTTCAAAGCCTGCTTCCGGAAGTTCTGCTGTGCATCAACCCTGCGACGGGAGATGCAGGTGTCTGACCGCGTCCGCAGCATTGCCAAAGACGTGGCTCTCGCCCAAAAGACCTCTGAGACAGTGCCGCGGCCAGCATGA
- the OPRL1 gene encoding nociceptin receptor isoform X7, with the protein MKTATNIYIFNLALADTLVLLTLPFQGTDVLLGFWPFGNALCKTVIAIDYYNMFTSTFTLTAMSVDRYVAICHPIRALDVRTSSKAQAVNVAIWALASVVGVPVAIMGSAQVEDEEIECLVEIPTPQDYWGPVFAVCIFLFSFIIPVLIISICYSLMIRRLRGVRLLSGSREKDRNLRRITRLVLVVVAVFVGCWTPVQVFVLVQGLGVQPGSETAVAILRFCTALGYVNSGLNPILYAFLDENFKACFRKFCCASTLRREMQVSDRVRSIAKDVALAQKTSETVPRPA; encoded by the exons ATGAAGACAGCTACCaacatttacatctttaatctGGCCCTGGCAGACACTTTGGTGCTGCTGACCCTGCCCTTCCAGGGCACAGATGTCCTCCTGGGCTTCTGGCCATTTGGAAATGCCCTGTGCAAGACAGTCATTGCCATCGACTATTACAACATGTTCACCAGCACCTTCACACTGACTGCCATGAGTGtggaccgctatgtggccatctgccaccCTATCCGCGCCCTCGACGTCCGGACATCCAGCAAGGCCCAGGCCGTCAACGTGGCCATCTGGGCCCTGGCCTCCGTGGTCGGTGTTCCTGTTGCCATCATGGGCTCGGCACAGGTTGAGGATGAAG AGATCGAGTGTCTGGTGGAGATCCCCACCCCACAGGATTACTGGGGCCCCGTGTTTGCCGTCTgcatcttcctcttctccttcatCATCCCCGTGCTCATCATCTCCATCTGCTACAGTCTGATGATCCGGCGGCTGCGTGGCGTCCGCCTGCTCTCAGGCTCCCGGGAGAAGGACCGGAACCTGCGGCGCATCACGCGACtagtgctggtggtggtggccgTGTTCGTGGGCTGCTGGACACCTGTCCAGGTCTTTGTGCTGGTCCAAGGGTTGGGTGTCCAGCCGGGCAGTGAGACCGCGGTGGCCATCCTGCGTTTCTGCACAGCTCTTGGCTACGTCAACAGTGGCCTCAACCCCATCCTTTATGCCTTCCTGGATGAAAACTTCAAAGCCTGCTTCCGGAAGTTCTGCTGTGCATCAACCCTGCGACGGGAGATGCAGGTGTCTGACCGCGTCCGCAGCATTGCCAAAGACGTGGCTCTCGCCCAAAAGACCTCTGAGACAGTGCCGCGGCCAGCATGA
- the NPBWR2 gene encoding neuropeptides B/W receptor type 2 → MMEATGPEGLESTSSPCPGSTGTSLSWDNGTRHNGTLPEPLPALYVLLPVVYSVICAVGLVGNAAVICVILRAPKMKTVTHVFILNLAIADGLFTLVLPTNIAEHLLQRWPFGEVLCKLVLAIDHCNIFSSVYFLAAMSIDRYLVVLATARSRRMPQRTVRRAKVASLCIWLGVTVAVLPFLTFAGVYNNELQVTSCGLSFPRPERAWFQASRIYTLVLGFVVPMCTLCVLYADLLRRLRALRLHSGAKALGKAKRKVSLLVLAVLAVGLLCWTPFHLASIVALTTDLPQTPLVIIVSYVVTSLSYTSSCLNPFLYAFLDHNFRKSLRTTCRCQGA, encoded by the coding sequence ATGATGGAGGCCACCGGGCCGGAAGGCCTGGAAAGCACAAGCTCCCCCTGCCCAGGTAGCACAGGTACCAGCCTCTCATGGGACAATGGCACCAGACACAATGGCACCCTCCCCGAGCCGCTGCCTGCCCTCTACGTGCTGCTGCCGGTGGTATACTCCGTCATCTGTGCCGTGGGGCTGGTGGGCAATGCAGCCGTCATCTGTGTGATCCTGAGAGCGCCCAAGATGAAGACGGTGACCCACGTGTTCATCCTGAACCTGGCCATTGCCGACGGGCTCTTCACTCTGGTGCTGCCCACCAATATTGCTGAGCACCTGCTGCAGCGCTGGCCCTTTGGGGAGGTGCTCTGCAAGCTGGTGCTGGCCATTGACCACTGCAACATCTTCTCCAGTGTCTACTTCCTGGCCGCCATGAGTATAGACCGCTACCTGGTGGTTCTGGCCACAGCACGCTCCCGCCGCATGCCCCAGCGCACCGTCCGCAGGGCAAAGGTCGCCAGCCTGTGCATCTGGCTGGGTGTCACAGTCGCAGTGCTGCCCTTCCTCACCTTCGCAGGCGTGTACAACAATGAGCTGCAGGTCACGAGCTGTGGGCTGAGTTTCCCGCGGCCCGAGAGGGCCTGGTTCCAGGCAAGCCGCATCTACACGCTGGTGCTGGGCTTCGTGGTGCCCATGTGCACCCTCTGCGTGCTCTATGCAGACCTGCTGCGGAGGCTAAGGGCCCTGCGGCTCCACTCTGGAGCCAAGGCTCTGGGCAAGGCCAAGCGGAAGGTTAGCCTCCTGGTCCTGGCCGTGCTGGCCGTCGGCCTGCTCTGCTGGACGCCTTTCCACCTGGCCTCAATTGTGGCCCTGACCACAGACCTGCCCCAGACACCGCTGGTCATCATCGTCTCCTACGTGGTCACCAGCCTCAGCTACACCAGCTCCTGCCTCAACCCGTTCCTCTATGCCTTCCTGGATCACAACTTCCGGAAGAGCCTCCGCACCACATGTCGGTGCCAGGGGGCATAA
- the OPRL1 gene encoding nociceptin receptor isoform X3, with product MSPVFACLQLLLCVCARTSVCAHTCISMSVAWGWVGVGCCAHVSLCFPRDCGLFVRGVGMESLFPAPFWEVLYQEHLQGNLSLLSANHSLLPPHLLLNTSHGAFLPLGLKVTIVGLYLAVCIGGLLGNCLVMYVILRHTKMKTATNIYIFNLALADTLVLLTLPFQGTDVLLGFWPFGNALCKTVIAIDYYNMFTSTFTLTAMSVDRYVAICHPIRALDVRTSSKAQAVNVAIWALASVVGVPVAIMGSAQVEDEEIECLVEIPTPQDYWGPVFAVCIFLFSFIIPVLIISICYSLMIRRLRGVRLLSGSREKDRNLRRITRLVLVVVAVFVGCWTPVQVFVLVQGLGVQPGSETAVAILRFCTALGYVNSGLNPILYAFLDENFKACFRKFCCASTLRREMQVSDRVRSIAKDVALAQKTSETVPRPA from the exons ATGTCGCCTGTGTTTGCATGTCTCCAGctgctactgtgtgtgtgtgcacgcacatctGTGTGTGCACATACGTGTATCTCCATGTCTGTGGCCTGGGGCTGGGTAGGTGTGGGGTGCTGTGCTCACGTGTCCCTGTGCTTTCCCAGGGACTGTGGGCTTTTTGTGCGGGGTGTTGGCATGGAGTCCCTCTTCCCTGCCCCGTTCTGGGAGGTCCTCTACCAGGAGCACCTGCAGGGCAACCTGTCTCTCCTGAGCGCCAACCACAGCCTGCTGCCCCCCCACCTGCTGCTCAATACCAGCCACGGCGCCTTCTTGCCCCTTGGGCTCAAGGTCACCATTGTGGGGCTCTACCTGGCTGTGTGCATCGGGGGGCTGTTGGGAAACTGCCTCGTCATGTACGTCATCCTCAG ACACACCAAGATGAAGACAGCTACCaacatttacatctttaatctGGCCCTGGCAGACACTTTGGTGCTGCTGACCCTGCCCTTCCAGGGCACAGATGTCCTCCTGGGCTTCTGGCCATTTGGAAATGCCCTGTGCAAGACAGTCATTGCCATCGACTATTACAACATGTTCACCAGCACCTTCACACTGACTGCCATGAGTGtggaccgctatgtggccatctgccaccCTATCCGCGCCCTCGACGTCCGGACATCCAGCAAGGCCCAGGCCGTCAACGTGGCCATCTGGGCCCTGGCCTCCGTGGTCGGTGTTCCTGTTGCCATCATGGGCTCGGCACAGGTTGAGGATGAAG AGATCGAGTGTCTGGTGGAGATCCCCACCCCACAGGATTACTGGGGCCCCGTGTTTGCCGTCTgcatcttcctcttctccttcatCATCCCCGTGCTCATCATCTCCATCTGCTACAGTCTGATGATCCGGCGGCTGCGTGGCGTCCGCCTGCTCTCAGGCTCCCGGGAGAAGGACCGGAACCTGCGGCGCATCACGCGACtagtgctggtggtggtggccgTGTTCGTGGGCTGCTGGACACCTGTCCAGGTCTTTGTGCTGGTCCAAGGGTTGGGTGTCCAGCCGGGCAGTGAGACCGCGGTGGCCATCCTGCGTTTCTGCACAGCTCTTGGCTACGTCAACAGTGGCCTCAACCCCATCCTTTATGCCTTCCTGGATGAAAACTTCAAAGCCTGCTTCCGGAAGTTCTGCTGTGCATCAACCCTGCGACGGGAGATGCAGGTGTCTGACCGCGTCCGCAGCATTGCCAAAGACGTGGCTCTCGCCCAAAAGACCTCTGAGACAGTGCCGCGGCCAGCATGA